Proteins encoded in a region of the Nitrospira sp. genome:
- a CDS encoding phosphopyruvate hydratase codes for MSAIREIKARQILDSRGNPTVEVDVLLKSGSRGRAAVPSGASTGEKEAIELRDGDRKRWMGKGVAKAVTNVGQVIAPKLIGMDALDQTSVDRTMIELDGTKTKGRLGANAILGVSLAVARAAATESAQPLYRYLGGPQAQTLPVPLMNIINGGAHADNSLDLQEFMIMPVGAPTFSEALRMATEVFHALKGLLKTKGLNTAVGDEGGFAPNLKSNEEALSLIMKAIEGAGYKPGKDIALALDAAASEFYDKGSYYLAAEKKPRRSSEEMIKYYAKLVDNYPILSIEDGMSEHDWEGWALLTQKLGRTVQLVGDDIFVTNVEIFAKGIKDGIGNSILIKVNQIGSLTETLQAIELAKRSGYTAVISHRSGETEDTTIADIAVATNVGQIKTGSLSRTDRVAKYNQLLRIEEELSREAIYPGRKAIRAGQ; via the coding sequence ATGAGCGCGATTCGGGAGATTAAGGCGAGGCAGATTCTGGATTCACGGGGGAACCCGACTGTCGAGGTGGACGTACTGCTCAAGAGCGGCTCACGCGGACGCGCGGCGGTGCCGTCCGGTGCCTCGACCGGCGAGAAGGAAGCGATCGAGTTGCGCGACGGTGACAGAAAGCGCTGGATGGGCAAAGGCGTAGCCAAGGCAGTGACGAACGTCGGGCAGGTCATTGCGCCAAAGCTGATCGGAATGGATGCGCTTGATCAGACCAGCGTGGACCGGACGATGATCGAACTGGACGGCACCAAGACCAAGGGGCGTCTGGGCGCCAATGCAATTCTCGGTGTGTCGCTGGCCGTGGCACGCGCAGCGGCAACGGAATCCGCCCAGCCGCTCTATCGCTATCTGGGCGGGCCCCAGGCGCAGACGCTGCCGGTGCCGCTGATGAACATCATTAACGGCGGAGCGCATGCCGACAATAGTCTCGACCTGCAGGAGTTCATGATCATGCCGGTGGGCGCGCCCACCTTCAGTGAAGCGTTGCGGATGGCCACCGAGGTGTTTCACGCACTCAAGGGGCTGCTGAAAACGAAAGGCCTCAACACGGCGGTGGGTGACGAGGGCGGCTTCGCACCGAATCTTAAGTCCAACGAAGAGGCGCTGAGCCTGATCATGAAGGCGATCGAGGGGGCCGGTTACAAGCCGGGGAAGGATATTGCCCTGGCGCTGGATGCCGCGGCCAGTGAGTTCTACGACAAAGGCAGCTACTATCTGGCAGCTGAGAAAAAACCGCGGCGGTCGTCGGAAGAAATGATCAAGTACTACGCGAAACTCGTGGACAACTATCCGATCCTGTCGATTGAAGACGGCATGAGCGAGCACGACTGGGAAGGGTGGGCGCTGCTGACGCAGAAGCTGGGCAGGACGGTCCAGCTCGTCGGCGACGACATCTTTGTAACGAACGTGGAAATTTTTGCCAAGGGTATCAAGGACGGGATCGGTAATTCGATCCTGATCAAGGTCAACCAGATCGGCTCGCTGACCGAGACCCTGCAGGCGATCGAGCTGGCCAAGCGATCCGGCTACACGGCGGTCATTTCGCATCGGTCTGGAGAGACGGAGGATACGACGATTGCCGACATCGCCGTTGCGACGAATGTGGGGCAGATCAAAACCGGCTCGCTGTCACGGACGGACCGCGTGGCCAAGTACAACCAGTTGCTCCGGATCGAGGAGGAGCTCAGTCGCGAGGCGATCTATCCTGGGCGGAAGGCAATAAGGGCCGGGCAATAG
- a CDS encoding septum formation initiator family protein, which translates to MMRRNRSYDTLSRRQRMLTKAALLGGGVFALTLSGAFFFGDMGLLKYTQMRNNARQLEQEIKGMEQANEELRVEIRRTQSDPTRLEELARERLGFVRPGETVYQIVREPEKGAPKQP; encoded by the coding sequence ATGATGCGCCGAAATCGTTCGTACGACACGCTAAGCCGACGTCAGCGCATGCTCACAAAAGCGGCGCTGTTGGGCGGCGGCGTGTTCGCGCTGACTCTGAGCGGGGCGTTTTTTTTCGGCGACATGGGGCTGCTCAAGTACACGCAGATGCGGAACAACGCCCGGCAGCTTGAGCAGGAGATCAAGGGCATGGAGCAGGCGAACGAGGAGCTACGGGTGGAAATCCGCCGCACACAGAGCGATCCGACCCGTCTTGAGGAACTGGCCCGTGAGCGGCTCGGATTTGTCCGGCCGGGCGAAACGGTCTACCAGATCGTCCGAGAGCCTGAGAAGGGAGCGCCGAAGCAGCCGTGA
- a CDS encoding GTPase Era, which translates to MRTGTITIVGRPNVGKSTLLNALLKEKIAIVSDKPQTTRTRILGVVHRPDAQILVLDTPGLHKPQHKLNSRMVRATLESLGEADVVYVMVDATSLPGPGDRAVFEQVSQATAQDSPKVFLLINKVDLVNKAKVLPVIDAYSKMLKWEEVVPLSAVTGINVDRLLDLTVKFLPDGAAPYGEDFLTDQSMRTLAAELIREKILAQTREEVPYAVAVTIDTFTEEPKLIRIAATIMVEKESQKAIVVGKGGQRLKEMGTAARLDMERLFGRKVFLELWVKVEAGWREDERALTELGY; encoded by the coding sequence GTGAGGACTGGGACGATCACGATTGTCGGACGGCCAAATGTAGGCAAGTCCACGTTGCTCAACGCGCTGCTGAAGGAGAAGATCGCGATCGTCTCCGACAAGCCGCAGACGACGCGCACCCGCATTCTCGGCGTGGTGCACCGGCCCGATGCCCAGATTCTAGTCCTGGATACGCCGGGTCTGCACAAACCGCAGCACAAGCTCAACAGCCGCATGGTCCGCGCGACACTGGAGTCGCTGGGTGAGGCCGACGTGGTCTATGTGATGGTGGACGCGACCAGCCTGCCGGGCCCGGGCGACCGCGCGGTGTTTGAACAGGTCAGTCAGGCCACAGCCCAGGACAGCCCGAAAGTTTTTCTGCTGATCAACAAGGTGGACCTCGTCAACAAGGCCAAAGTGCTGCCGGTGATCGATGCCTACAGCAAGATGTTGAAGTGGGAGGAGGTCGTCCCGTTGTCGGCGGTCACAGGCATCAACGTGGACCGTCTGCTGGATCTGACGGTTAAGTTCCTGCCGGACGGCGCAGCCCCGTATGGAGAGGATTTCCTGACTGATCAGTCCATGCGCACGCTGGCGGCTGAATTGATCCGTGAAAAAATTCTGGCGCAGACCCGCGAGGAAGTGCCCTACGCAGTGGCCGTGACGATCGACACGTTCACGGAAGAACCAAAGCTGATCCGGATCGCGGCGACCATCATGGTGGAGAAGGAGTCACAGAAAGCCATCGTGGTGGGCAAGGGGGGGCAGCGGCTCAAGGAAATGGGCACGGCCGCACGGCTAGACATGGAACGACTCTTCGGGCGGAAGGTGTTTCTAGAGTTGTGGGTCAAGGTGGAGGCGGGCTGGCGCGAGGACGAGCGGGCGTTGACGGAATTGGGATACTAG
- the mgtE gene encoding magnesium transporter yields the protein MVLLSVQKLLRRGAITNLTKMLGKTHPADIAKLIVHLPSPKEKRTVFELVKGEGPRGQVLSEMDADSIQHVLSEVPAPDIAWLLKDLASDDVTYIMGVLPDELAKEILALMKTEDSTEIAELLKYPKDTAGGIMTTEFLALLEDTTAQETIRRLQRATDTEQVFYVYVTDKDEHLVGVLSLRQLLTVPPDTPLKSIMVRDVFNVPVDMDQEEVARQVARYNLLAIPVVEKDNTLVGIITVDDVVDVIREEATEDMLKSAGVSEEDLLAASSSLKAASTRLPWLFTSLFGSLLSGAILWYFRYTIQEVVAIVTFIPVIAAMGGNVGLQSSTLIIRGLATGGIELTDVWTVFFREVRIGLLLGLACGVLLTLVGWIWHGQPFLGMVVGVSLLMAFVISTSMATIMPVFLKRVGVDPAVAAGPFVTTANDITGISVYLTLSTGVLAYLK from the coding sequence CTGGTGTTGCTGTCCGTGCAGAAGCTGCTACGGCGCGGCGCGATCACGAATCTCACCAAGATGCTTGGTAAGACGCATCCGGCCGACATCGCCAAGCTCATTGTCCATCTGCCATCGCCGAAGGAAAAACGCACGGTGTTCGAGTTGGTGAAGGGCGAGGGGCCGCGCGGGCAGGTGCTAAGCGAGATGGATGCCGACAGCATTCAGCACGTATTGTCGGAAGTGCCGGCGCCGGACATCGCGTGGCTGCTCAAGGATCTGGCCAGCGACGACGTGACCTACATCATGGGCGTCCTGCCGGATGAACTGGCCAAAGAGATTCTTGCGTTGATGAAGACGGAGGACTCGACGGAAATTGCCGAGCTCCTCAAATACCCCAAGGACACGGCTGGCGGCATCATGACAACCGAGTTCCTGGCGCTGTTAGAAGATACCACGGCGCAAGAAACGATCCGCAGGCTGCAGCGCGCCACCGACACGGAACAGGTGTTCTACGTGTATGTGACCGACAAAGACGAGCACCTCGTTGGCGTGCTGTCGCTGCGGCAGTTACTGACCGTTCCGCCCGACACCCCGCTCAAGAGTATCATGGTGCGCGACGTGTTCAACGTGCCGGTGGACATGGACCAGGAGGAAGTTGCCCGCCAGGTGGCGCGCTACAACTTATTGGCCATCCCGGTCGTCGAGAAAGACAACACACTGGTCGGCATCATCACGGTGGACGATGTGGTGGACGTCATCCGTGAAGAAGCTACGGAAGACATGTTGAAGTCGGCCGGCGTGTCTGAGGAGGACCTGCTGGCCGCCTCGTCTTCGCTGAAGGCCGCCAGTACGCGCCTGCCGTGGCTTTTCACCAGTCTGTTCGGCAGCCTCCTGTCCGGCGCGATCCTCTGGTATTTTCGCTACACGATCCAGGAAGTGGTTGCGATCGTGACGTTTATCCCCGTCATCGCAGCGATGGGCGGGAACGTCGGGCTGCAATCCTCGACACTGATCATCCGCGGACTGGCGACGGGCGGCATTGAGTTGACGGACGTTTGGACAGTCTTCTTCCGAGAAGTCCGCATCGGGCTGCTGCTTGGGCTGGCCTGCGGTGTGCTGCTGACGCTGGTCGGCTGGATCTGGCACGGACAGCCGTTTCTCGGTATGGTCGTTGGCGTCTCGCTCCTCATGGCGTTTGTGATTTCCACCAGCATGGCCACGATCATGCCGGTCTTTCTCAAGCGCGTCGGCGTGGACCCGGCCGTCGCTGCCGGCCCCTTCGTCACGACAGCCAACGACATCACCGGCATCAGCGTGTATCTCACGCTCTCCACCGGGGTACTTGCCTACCTTAAATAA
- the recO gene encoding DNA repair protein RecO: MALLKTPAIVLKSRKWGEADRIVTFYTFRFGKLRGVARGARRLKNRFGGALEPFVHGELNLFEKRGDSLYRITGADIHDAFAGLRDDLLRMSAAARLTNFVAAVSGEGDVQPSVFETLLRGLHVLDSGHDPALTALLFQIKLLGETGFRPQTDHCAVCGEGRDRKGSRHFSPLAGGLVCQLCARRDRDHCLPLSPGSLALLQQALRWTPAAMTRLKAAGQIRDELEAAVDSYVTVIAGKRLPPADFLSSATL, translated from the coding sequence ATGGCGCTGCTCAAAACCCCCGCCATTGTGCTGAAGAGCCGCAAGTGGGGAGAGGCAGACCGAATCGTCACCTTTTACACGTTTCGATTCGGCAAGCTACGCGGCGTGGCCCGTGGGGCGCGCCGGCTCAAGAACCGGTTCGGCGGCGCGCTCGAGCCCTTTGTCCACGGCGAACTCAACCTCTTCGAGAAGCGTGGGGATTCACTCTATCGGATTACTGGTGCGGACATTCATGACGCCTTCGCCGGTTTGCGCGACGATCTACTGCGGATGTCGGCAGCGGCGCGCCTCACCAATTTCGTGGCGGCGGTGTCCGGCGAGGGGGACGTGCAACCCAGCGTATTCGAGACCCTGCTCAGGGGCCTGCACGTGCTGGACAGCGGCCACGATCCTGCGCTCACCGCGCTGTTGTTCCAGATCAAACTTCTGGGGGAGACGGGCTTCCGTCCGCAGACCGATCATTGCGCGGTCTGCGGCGAGGGGCGGGATCGGAAGGGCTCGCGACATTTCTCGCCGCTGGCCGGGGGGCTGGTCTGCCAGTTATGCGCACGGCGCGACCGGGACCACTGTCTGCCGCTGTCGCCCGGCAGTCTCGCACTGCTCCAGCAGGCGTTACGGTGGACGCCAGCGGCGATGACACGACTCAAAGCCGCAGGGCAGATCCGCGACGAACTGGAAGCGGCCGTCGACTCCTATGTGACGGTGATTGCCGGAAAGCGATTGCCACCGGCTGATTTTCTCTCGTCGGCTACGCTATAG
- a CDS encoding DUF971 domain-containing protein, producing MTATILEPKDMEWIGKGVLGIEWSDGHKGIYPVRYLRQHCPCAACTDEWTGALKLKPDDVPILVAVQDVEPVGRYALKFTFSDGHDTGLFSYTFLRTHCQCDICVPVKPKEQKGRRLL from the coding sequence ATGACGGCGACAATTCTTGAACCGAAAGACATGGAGTGGATCGGGAAGGGCGTACTCGGGATCGAGTGGTCTGACGGCCACAAGGGCATCTATCCGGTCCGCTATCTCCGCCAGCACTGTCCCTGCGCGGCCTGCACGGACGAATGGACGGGCGCGCTCAAGCTCAAGCCTGATGACGTGCCCATTCTCGTCGCCGTGCAGGATGTCGAGCCGGTCGGCCGCTACGCGCTCAAGTTCACCTTCAGCGACGGCCATGACACCGGGCTCTTCTCGTACACGTTTCTGCGCACACACTGTCAGTGCGACATCTGCGTGCCGGTGAAGCCAAAAGAACAGAAAGGACGGCGCCTGCTATGA
- the glgA gene encoding glycogen synthase GlgA, producing MKVLLVTSEAVPYAKTGGLADVLGALPRALAQLGHDVRLVLPKYGTIDTAAHGFKEWGRLTVPTVSGPVCVVVEEGRLPGSDVAVFTIGHDPSFARRGLYGEAGADYPDNLQRFALFCRATLELLALAKAPRWTPDVLHAHDWPAALGLVYLRSLYARRPEFTRVAGLLTVHNLGYQGLFPAAAFPVTGLGNQFFTPKTLEFYGQVNLLKGGLVFADLITTVSPTYSREIQSPEFGFGLDGVLRERGDRLAGVVNGIDVDEWNPATDSSLPARYSASERAGKKICKAALQKELGLPVRDVPLLAAISRFTAQKGLDLIAAVLPELMQLDVQVALLGTGDPPLELQFQSLRMQYPDRLGVRIGFDEILAHNIEAGADLFLMPSRYEPCGLSQLYSMRYGTVPIVRKTGGLADTVVPYTPQTVAEGRATGFVFSDATPDALLTSILLALRVHANPSEWASLIQAGMALDMSWEKSAKKYEALYRRALELRAG from the coding sequence GTGAAAGTGCTGCTGGTTACGTCCGAGGCCGTACCCTACGCTAAGACCGGCGGGTTGGCCGATGTGCTCGGCGCGTTGCCCCGTGCCCTGGCCCAGCTTGGGCACGACGTCCGGCTAGTGCTGCCAAAATACGGGACGATCGACACCGCCGCGCATGGATTCAAGGAATGGGGACGTCTGACGGTGCCGACCGTCTCCGGTCCGGTCTGTGTCGTCGTCGAAGAAGGCCGCCTGCCGGGTTCGGATGTCGCTGTATTCACAATCGGCCACGACCCGTCATTTGCCCGTCGCGGTCTCTATGGTGAGGCGGGTGCGGACTATCCGGATAATCTCCAGCGATTTGCCCTGTTTTGCCGGGCGACGCTAGAGCTGCTGGCGTTGGCAAAGGCCCCACGGTGGACGCCGGACGTGCTGCACGCGCACGACTGGCCGGCGGCACTGGGCCTCGTCTATCTCAGGTCGCTCTATGCCAGACGGCCAGAATTCACCCGTGTGGCTGGCCTGTTGACCGTGCACAATCTCGGTTATCAGGGTCTGTTCCCGGCAGCGGCCTTTCCCGTGACCGGTCTCGGCAACCAGTTTTTCACCCCGAAGACGCTGGAGTTCTACGGCCAGGTCAATCTGCTGAAAGGCGGACTCGTCTTTGCCGATCTAATCACAACGGTCAGCCCCACGTACAGCCGGGAAATTCAGAGTCCGGAGTTCGGCTTCGGGCTCGACGGCGTGCTGCGTGAGCGGGGTGACCGCCTGGCTGGGGTGGTCAACGGCATTGACGTGGACGAGTGGAATCCTGCCACCGATTCGAGTCTTCCGGCGCGATATTCGGCATCCGAGCGCGCCGGTAAGAAAATCTGTAAGGCGGCGCTGCAGAAGGAATTGGGCCTGCCCGTGCGGGACGTGCCGCTGCTGGCGGCGATCTCGCGCTTCACCGCGCAGAAGGGGCTGGATCTGATCGCGGCCGTGTTGCCGGAACTAATGCAGCTGGATGTCCAGGTGGCGCTGTTGGGCACCGGCGATCCTCCATTGGAGCTGCAGTTCCAGTCGTTGCGCATGCAGTATCCGGACAGGCTCGGTGTGCGCATCGGATTTGACGAAATTCTAGCCCACAACATCGAGGCGGGGGCGGATTTGTTCCTGATGCCGTCCCGCTACGAGCCCTGTGGGTTGAGCCAGCTTTACAGTATGCGCTACGGCACGGTCCCGATCGTCCGGAAGACAGGCGGGTTGGCGGACACGGTTGTACCCTACACACCACAGACGGTGGCGGAAGGACGGGCAACAGGTTTTGTATTCAGTGATGCCACGCCCGACGCGTTACTGACGTCAATTTTATTGGCCCTGCGGGTCCATGCCAATCCGTCCGAATGGGCGTCGCTCATTCAGGCGGGCATGGCGCTAGACATGTCCTGGGAAAAATCGGCGAAGAAATACGAGGCGCTGTATCGAAGGGCGCTGGAGCTGCGGGCCGGTTAA